Within Deltaproteobacteria bacterium, the genomic segment CTTGACCGTGGAAAAAGGAACTTCCGGTATGGCCAGGAAAAAGGACAACTTCAACCCGGCTTTCAAAGACCTCCGCGTGAAATGGGAAAGGGCCCGGAGGAAAGCTGAAGATGCTCACGGATCCCCCGCCATTCCCCGCACAAAGGAGGAAAGAGGTGAGGACCGGGTCTTCCTCGAGGCCATGTCGGATGTCATTCCCCTCGAAGATGATAAGCGAAAAGTCCCGCGAAGGACAAGGTCCCATCCCAGGCCCTCCCATCCCGCACCCGACGACGAGCAGGCCGCCATGAATCACCTCCATGGCCTGGTACGGGGGGTCGTTGAAATGGACATGACCTTTACGGACGAGTATATGGAGGGATGTGTCAAGGGTTTCAGCCGCCGACTGATGAAAAAGCTCAAGAGGGGGGAGTTCCCGGTCCAGGACTTCATCGATCTCCACGGGCTGACCCGCCGGGAGGCTGAAGAAGCCGTTCGAGGCTTTCTTATCCAGAGTCACAGGGTAGGACTCCGGTGTGTTCTGATCGTACACGGCCGGGGCCTGAATTCCCCGGACAGTTTCCCGGTCCTCAAGGAAGGGCTGCCCCTTTGGCTCGGGAAGGGCGCAATCCGAAAGGTCGTTCTTGCCTTCGCAACGGCCCGGCCCTATGACGGGGGTACGGGGGCGATCTATGTTCTGCTCCGAAGGCGCTGAGGGAGCCTTCCGATCCCGCCCGGATTCCCAAGATGCTGTTTCGGCAAAGGAGACGTTTTGCCGTGAAAAATGCGCTTCCATGTTCTATAATCCCCTTGGCGCTTCATTCGTCCTGATCATCCAACCTGCCGGAGGAAAAACATGAAACTCGGCATCATCGGCCTTCCCCAGGCCGGCAAGTCCACCATCTTCGCCGCCCTTACCGGGGCCAGGGGCGAAAAGGACGTCTCGAAAACCGGCAAGGGGGACCGGAGGATCGGGACGGTGAAGGTGATGGATGAAAGGGTGGACTTCCTGGAAAAGCTCTATTCTCCCAAGAAAACCACCTATGCCAGGGTCGAGTACCTGCTCCCCCCCCCTGCTGCCGGAGGAGGAGACGGGTCGGTATCGGAGAGTGCTCTATGGAACCGGGTGCGCGTGTGTGACGCCCTGATCCACGTACTCCGGAACTTCAAGACCCCTGGAGGGATCGAACCCGCTCCCGAGGAGGACTTCTGGCGGCTCGAAGAAAATATGATCCTGGCCGATCTCGTGGTGGCCGAGAAACGGCT encodes:
- a CDS encoding Smr/MutS family protein, with the protein product MARKKDNFNPAFKDLRVKWERARRKAEDAHGSPAIPRTKEERGEDRVFLEAMSDVIPLEDDKRKVPRRTRSHPRPSHPAPDDEQAAMNHLHGLVRGVVEMDMTFTDEYMEGCVKGFSRRLMKKLKRGEFPVQDFIDLHGLTRREAEEAVRGFLIQSHRVGLRCVLIVHGRGLNSPDSFPVLKEGLPLWLGKGAIRKVVLAFATARPYDGGTGAIYVLLRRR